A window of the Leishmania braziliensis MHOM/BR/75/M2904 complete genome, chromosome 1 genome harbors these coding sequences:
- a CDS encoding putative ribosomal protein S7 — MPLACTRTHVHHNAPLPTPTLSLSLSHTNGKLAYTRTEVEDIMQPYLRKLRKLKRSKPSSLEESVAKTLFELETSHKTLRQELPRFHINSAREVKVPRSKKTAMVVFYPLRFLMLVRKVQRALTSELEKRHPGYLVMLVAQRKITKRPNDVYKLQKVQRSKTSSAVFENILNDLIYPSDVVGRRWRYRTDGSKLMKVFLDARDRKRIESRLRAVAYVYKQLTHRRASFGFMWNPKLQQVSTQ, encoded by the coding sequence ATGCCCCTcgcctgcacacgcacgcacgtgcaccacaacgcaccactgccgacccccactctctctctctctctctcacacacgaACGGGAAGCtcgcatacacgcgcacagaagTAGAGGACATCATGCAGCCTTACCTCCGCAAGCTCCGCAAGCTGAAGCGCAGCAAGCCCAGCAGCCTCGAGGAGAGCGTCGCAAAGACGCTGTTCGAGCTCGAGACGTCGCACAAGACGCTTCGTCAGGAGCTGCCGCGCTTTCACATCAACAGCGCGCGCGAGGTCAAGGTGCCGCGCTCGAAGAAGACGGCGATGGTGGTCTTCTACCCCCTGCGCTTCCTGATGCTGGTGCGCAAGGTTCAGCGCGCGCTGACCTCcgagctggagaagcgccACCCCGGCTACCTGGTGATGCTGGTTGCGCAGCGCAAGATCACGAAGCGCCCGAATGACGTGTACAAGCTGCAGAAGGTGCAGCGCTCGAAGACGAGCAGTGCGGTGTTCGAGAACATCCTAAACGACCTGATCTACCCGAGCGACGTGGTgggccgccgctggcgctaCCGCACGGATGGGAGCAAGCTGATGAAGGTGTTCCTGGACGCCCGCGACCGCAAGCGCATCGAGTCCCGCCTGCGCGCTGTGGCGTACGTGTACAAGCAGCTgacgcaccgccgcgcgTCCTTCGGCTTCATGTGGAACCCAAAGCTGCAGCAGGTCTCGACCCAGTAA
- a CDS encoding putative ribosomal protein S7: protein MQPYLRKLRKLKRSKPSSLEESVAKTLFELETSHKTLRQELPRFHINSAREVKVPRSKKTAMVVFYPLRFLMLVRKVQRALTSELEKRHPGYLVMLVAQRKITKRPNDVYKLQKVQRSKTSSAVFENILNDLIYPSDVVGRRWRYRTDGSKLMKVFLDARDRKRIESRLRAVAYVYKQLTHRRASFGFMWNPKLQQVSTQ, encoded by the coding sequence ATGCAGCCTTACCTCCGCAAGCTCCGCAAGCTGAAGCGCAGCAAGCCCAGCAGCCTCGAGGAGAGCGTCGCAAAGACGCTGTTCGAGCTCGAGACGTCGCACAAGACGCTTCGTCAGGAGCTGCCGCGCTTTCACATCAACAGCGCGCGCGAGGTCAAGGTGCCGCGCTCGAAGAAGACGGCGATGGTGGTCTTCTACCCCCTGCGCTTCCTGATGCTGGTGCGCAAGGTTCAGCGCGCGCTGACCTCcgagctggagaagcgccACCCCGGCTACCTGGTGATGCTGGTTGCGCAGCGCAAGATCACGAAGCGCCCGAATGACGTGTACAAGCTGCAGAAGGTGCAGCGCTCGAAGACGAGCAGTGCGGTGTTCGAGAACATCCTGAACGACCTGATCTACCCGAGCGACGTGGTgggccgccgctggcgctaCCGCACGGATGGGAGCAAGCTGATGAAGGTGTTCCTGGACGCCCGTGACCGCAAGCGCATCGAGTCCCGCCTGCGCGCTGTGGCGTACGTGTACAAGCAGCTgacgcaccgccgcgcgTCCTTCGGCTTCATGTGGAACCCAAAGCTGCAGCAGGTCTCGACCCAGTAA
- a CDS encoding alpha/beta-hydrolase-like protein — MACTATVAATATPPPPSVSMPCVSVSNSTDVLIIADMQVDFLVPGAPLLVKRGESLLAGINAVSASLPFRYQVATQDWHPANHCSFIAQGGPWPQHCVQGSAGAQLHPGLRTERVNTIIRKGVSQEVDSYSAFLDDNGSPTGLAGLLHSIGARRVFVCGVAYDFCVFFTAMDACKSGFKVVLLENLTAAVDDAAWPARTEELKKAGVVLLQSSALVANGSQT; from the coding sequence ATGGCGTGCACGGCTACCGTTGCGGCCACGgccacgccaccgccgccgtcggtgTCGATGCCGTGCGTCTCTGTCAGCAACTCCACCGATGTGCTCATCATTGCCGATATGCAGGTTGACTTTCTGGTGCCCGGCGCCCCTCTCCTTGTCAAGAGGGGGGAGTCCCTGCTGGCTGGCATCAACGCTGTTTCTGCCAGCCTTCCGTTCCGCTACCAGGTGGCCACGCAGGACTGGCACCCGGCAAACCACTGCTCCTTCATCGCCCAGGGCGGCCCGTGGCCGCAGCACTGTGTTCAGGGCTCGGCGGGGGCACAGCTCCATCCAGGGCTCCGCACGGAGCGCGTCAACACGATTATACGCAAAGGCGTCTCGCAAGAGGTAGACAGCTACTCCGCCTTCCTAGACGACAATGGGTCGCCGACGGGCCTCGCCGGGCTGCTACACTCGATTGGCGCTCGCCGTGTGTTTGTCTGCGGGGTGGCTTACGACTTCTGCGTCTTCTTCACAGCAATGGACGCGTGCAAGAGCGGCTTCAAGGTCGTGTTACTGGAGAACTTGACGGCCGCCGTGGACGACGCGGCGTGGCCGGCGCGAACagaggagctgaagaaggccggcgttgtgctgctgcagagctcCGCACTCGTGGCAAATGGTTCACAGACGTGA
- a CDS encoding putative fatty acyl CoA syntetase 1, translated as MGACVVSVMEMRNSLSLAEAPDFAARRVYGVVNQRVTEDEEDRSGVYRCARLTDEQHAEYSNWYDGPNLLERLATICKERSEQHAMAYRTVEKVVKETTQDAKGRAQEWEYTFLNAPTYITYAEVWNRLVAFGRGLVELGLKKDSHVALYEDTRWEWMVTMLGVWSQRMIGVTVYANLGDDALLYALKEAACEALVCNGKNVGKLISLMDQSGVQNATIIYLDTLPLDVDTKSHTVIAWTDVLAKGTQSTVPCKLQNDNNAEVLIMYTSGTTGDPKGVVHTIGALTQGALGLEDRLTDLIGKEENESYIAYLPAAHIFELTCENIMLLRGVLICFGTPRTLTDTFARPCGDLKAFNPFFFIGVPRIFETIKKAVEAKLPPVGTLKRKVFDHAYQSRLAALKAGKDTPYWNEVFKLPRGILGSKLRGICSGGAPLSDKTQEWLTVVLGRPVAQGYGMTESVCNASVQRSGELTCEAGQLLRGVEARLLDTEHYKHTDKPHPRGEVLLRGRFVFKGYYNQPRLTEETVLPGGWLRTGDVAEMDAETGQLRIIGRVKALAKNAMGEYIALENLEALYCECPVVMPNGICVLVDPRQPFITALVLTDEPKAMEFARTHKVENASWPDVLKDSKFLDAVIASLAEIGKRAGKKPFELLKRVRVLCDEWTPENNLVTASMKVRRSTIDAHYADIIKELFTD; from the coding sequence ATGGGCGCCTGCGTTGTCTCTGTGATGGAGATGCGCAACAGCCTCAGTCTCGCCGAGGCCCCCGACTtcgcggcgcggcgcgtCTACGGTGTCGTCAACCAGCGGGTCACGGAGGACGAAGAGGATCGCTCTGGCGTGTACCGGTGTGCACGGCTGACGGATGAGCAACACGCGGAGTACTCGAACTGGTACGATGGACCAAATCTGCTGGAGCGCCTCGCGACAATCTGCAAGGAGCGCAGTGAGCAGCATGCCATGGCGTACCGCACagtggagaaggtggtgaAGGAGACCACGCAGGATGCGAAGGGCCGTGCGCAGGAGTGGGAGTACACGTTCCTGAACGCGCCGACGTACATCACGTACGCGGAGGTGTGGAACCGGCTCGTCGCGTTCGGTCGCGGGCTGGTAGAGCTGGGCCTCAAGAAGGACAGCCATGTGGCGCTCTACGAGGATACGCGGTGGGAGTGGATGGTGACAATGCTCGGCGTGTGGTCACAGAGGATGATAGGGGTAACCGTCTACGCGAACCTCGGCGACGACGCGCTGCTCTACGCGCTCAAGGAAGCAGCGTGcgaggcgctggtgtgcaACGGCAAGAACGTCGGCAAGCTCATCTCGCTGATGGACCAGTCTGGCGTGCAGAACGCGACGATCATCTACCTGGACACGCTGCCGTTGGATGTGGACACAAAGTCGCACACAGTAATTGCGTGGACCGATGTTCTGGCAAAGGGCACCCAGTCGACAGTGCCGTGCAAGCTGCAGAACGACAACAACGCGGAGGTACTGATCATGTACACCAGTGGCACGACTGGCGACCCAAAAGGCGTCGTCCACACGATTGGTGCGCTGACGCAAGGCGCCCTCGGTCTGGAGGACCGGCTGACGGACTTGATCGGTAAGGAGGAAAACGAGTCGTACATTGCCTACCTTCCGGCTGCGCATATCTTCGAGCTCACGTGCGAGAACATaatgctgctgcgcggcgtgctcATCTGCTTCGGCACCCCGCGTACGCTGACAGACACCTTTGCGCGACCGTGCGGTGATCTGAAGGCCTTCAACCCATTCTTCTTCATCGGCGTGCCGCGTATCTTCGAGACCATCAAGAAGGCCgtggaggcgaagctgcCGCCGGTGGGCACGCTCAAGCGAAAGGTGTTCGACCACGCCTACCAAAGCCGGCTGGCGGCACTGAAGGCGGGCAAGGACACGCCGTACTGGAACGAGGTGTTCAAGCTGCCGCGCGGGATTCTCGGGTCGAAGCTGCGCGGgatctgcagcggcggtgcccCACTGTCCGACAAGACACAGGAATGGTTGACCGTCGTGCTGGGCCGCCCCGTGGCGCAGGGCTACGGCATGACAGAGTCCGTGTGCAACGCCTCCGTGCAGCGCTCCGGTGAGCTCACATGTGAGGCAGGGCAGCTCCTGCGCGGTGTCGAGGCGCGCCTGCTCGACACGGAGCACTACAAGCACACGGATAAGCCGCACCCGCgcggcgaggtgctgctgcgtggccgCTTCGTCTTTAAGGGTTACTACAATCAGCCAAGGTTGACAGAAGAAACTGTACTGCCTGGTGGGTGGCTGCGCACCGGTGACGTGGCCGAGATGGATGCGGAGACTGGCCAGCTGCGCATTATTGGCCGCGTGAAGGCGCTCGCCAAGAACGCGATGGGCGAGTACATTGCGCTGGAGAACCTGGAGGCGCTCTACTGCGAGTGCCCGGTCGTGATGCCCAACGGCATCTGTGTGCTTGTGGACCCGCGCCAACCCTTTATCACTGCGCTCGTACTGACAGACGAGCCCAAGGCGATGGAGTTCGCCCGCACCCACAAGGTCGAGAACGCGAGCTGGCCGGATGTCTTAAAGGACTCCAAGTTTTTGGACGCGGTGATCGCGTCACTCGCCGAAATCGGCAAGAGAGCCGGCAAAAAGCCTTtcgagctgctgaagcgggTACGGGTGCTGTGCGATGAGTGGACACCAGAGAACAACCTTGTGACAGCCTCCATGAAGGTGCGCCGAAGCACCATTGACGCGCACTACGCTGACATCATCAAGGAGTTATTCACGGATTAG